The genomic stretch GTGAACCAGCTCTCGGTCACGGGGTTCGTGGAGGCATCGCCCGAGAGGCCGAAGAGCGAGGTGTACCAGACCTCGACCGTGGCGGTGTCCGCTCCCGACGCGGTGACCTTGGTGCCGACGGGAATGACCCGGGAGATGAACGTCTGCCCCTTCGGCGCCGTACCGTCCTCAGTCAGGCCGATGTTGGAGAGGAACTTCGCGCTGGAGTACGCGTTGTCCATCGCCGATTGCCGAACGGGTGCGACGTCCGGCGCGTAGACCGTATTGACGATCTCGTGCCGTGTCGCGATGTTGAACATGTCTGCCGATCCCAACGCCACCGCATAATTCGCCGCCGCGCTCTGCGCCCCCTGCTCCGTACGGGCGAAGCCCGAAGGGATGGTGCCTGTCTTGGTTTCCACAGGGCGGGTGCCGGAGGGAGCTGTGGTGGAGGTCTGGGGTTGGGAGCCCTTGGTGGTCGAGTCGTTGGTGGAGGAGTGGTCGCCTCTGTTGGCGAATGCGATTGCTGCGATCAGGAGGACCACCACGCCCACCACGGTGACCAGGCTGCGGCAGGAGGCGCGGCGGGGTGTGCGGCGGGGGGCGCCGCCGTAGGGGTCGTTCTCGGGGAGGCGGGTGCGGGTGTGGCCCGTGCTGTCGCCGTAGTCGGGGTAGGACTGTTCGTCTCCGGGATTCATGCCGCTCCCTCACCCTCGTAGGCATACGACGGTAGGCGTGCTGGTTCCCGCGTGGGCGCGGTGTGGTGACTCGACATCAGCATCAGGGGGACGCAACCTCAGCCGGGAGAGGGAGGCGGGGCTAGACCGCCATGCCGTACACGATCGTGAACAGGGTGCCCAGGGAGCCGATGATGAAGACCCCGGTCAGACCGGCGATGATGAGGCCCTTGCCCTGTTCCGCGCTGAAGGTGTCGCGCAGGGCCGTGGCCCCGATGCGCTGCTTCGCCGCGCCCCAGACCGCGATGCCGAGGCACAGGAGGATGGCCACGGCCATGACCACCTCGATCATCACCTTGGCCTCGTTGCCCAGGCTGCCGAAGGGGCCCCAGTTCGGGGCGATCCCGCCGATGATGGTGTTGATGTCTCCCTTGTCGGCCGCAAAGAGCATGTAAGTCACCGCCCCTGGTGGGTAGTTCCGTCTGCCCCCTGCGGTGTGCAGAGGTCAGGCCTCATTGTCGCCGACAACGTCGCCAACGTATGTCGACTTGACGTCATTGACTGGCGGGTTTCGTACGAATAGCCCGTACGGTCACTCTATGTATCACGGCAGGTCACGCCGGGCAACGAGGTCCGACCGGAACCTGTCGTGTGGTTCTGTCGTTGTCCTCCTTTACGACCTGGCGCGGTTTCTGACGGCCGGTCGGGTGAGGCGTCGACACGATGTTCTCATGGCGGGGGCGCGGAAAACGGCCAAGGCCCCGGCGGTGTGGGTCGCCGGGGTCTTGACGTGCGGTGCGGCGGTGCGGCGGTGCGGTCAGCCGGTGAAGGCCGACGTGCCCTCCGGGGTACTCCAGCCGGTCGGGCCGTCGTAGCCCGATTGGGCGGTGCACAGATAGCTGGGGGAGCGGGTGCCGTTGTTGCCGCTGGTGACGTCGTTCAGGGCGGAGGCGCCGGCCGCGGCCGAGACGTCACCGGCTCCGTCCAGCCGTGGGAGGCGGAGGAGGACGTGGAGAGAGCCGTACCGTCCACCGCCGTCACGTACTTCGAGGCGGCCGGGTACTCGGCGCCGTAGCCCCCGTCGCCGGCGCTGATGGTGATGGCGACGCCCGGGTGGTTGAAGTAGGAGGAGTCGTACGACGTGTCCGACGACGACTCTCAGCCGCCGTAGCTGTTCGGCACGTACGTGGCGCCCAGCTTGACGGCCCCGTTCACGGCGGTGCCCAGGCCGGCGAGGGCGAGTGCGGCGGTGGCTGCGAAGGCGGTGCCGGGGCGGCGCCGGTGGCCGGGTGCGGCCGTGGATCTGTCTCACGGGAGTCGGACAGGGAAGACGGGCCGCGGCCGGCTGCCGTGGCCCGTCTTCCTTCCGTGCCGCCGAGGGGACCCCACGTCCCCCTCAACCGGCGGCTCCCCGTGACCCGACGGGGCGGATCAGGCGGTGCTCAGCTGGCGCCGAAGGCGGACGTGCCCTGTGGGGTGCCCCAGCCGGTCGGGCCGTCGTAGCCGGACCGCGCGGTGCAGAAGTACGACGTCGAGCAGGTGCCGTTGCTGCCGCTGGTGACGTCGTTCAGGGCGGAGGTGCCGGCCGCGTTGTACGGGTACCGGGCCGGGTAGTCGCTGCTGCCCGGGGTGCCGGCGAGGGCGTAGACCGAGGCGATGATCGGCGAGGAGGCGCTGGTGCCGCCGTAGGTGTTCCAGCCGGTGCCGTCGGAGCCGTAGGAGTCGTAGACCGAGACGCCGGTGGCGGGGTCGGCCACGGCGGACACGTCGGCGATCATGCGCTTGGAGCAGCCGCTGTCGGTCTGCCAGCTGGGCTTGGCGTCGTAGGCGGAGCAGCCGGAGCCGGTGCCCTCGGTGCTGGAGGTGTTCCAGACGCTCTCGGTCCAGCCGCGGCTGTTGGAGGAGGTCTTCAGGGCGGTGCCGCCGACGGCGGTCACGTACTTCGAGGCGGCCGGGTACTCGGCGCCGTAGCCCTCGTCGCCGGCGCTCGCGGTGATGGCGACGCCCGGGTGCTTGTAGTACGAGGTGTCGTACGTCGTGTCGGAGGAGGACTCCGAGCCGCCGTAGCTGTTGGAGACGAACTTGGCGCCCAGCTTGACGGCCTCGTTCACCGCGGTGCCCAGGTTGGCGTCGCTCGCGGACTTGGCCTCGACGAGCAGGATGTTGCAGTTCGGGCAGGTCGCGCTGACCATGTCGAGGTCGAGGGACTCCTCACCGGCCCAGCCGCTGTCGGCCGAGGGCAGGGAGGTGGTGGAGCCGGTCTGGGAGACCTTGGTGAAGCAGCCGTTGTCGCTGGTGCAGTCCGGCAGGCCGTAGTAGGACCGGTAGGTCGCGAGGTCGGCCTCGGCGTTCGGGTCGTCGTAGGCGTCGACGATGGCGACGGTCTCGCCCGAGCCGTTGGAGGAGGCGGCGGAGGCCAGGCCGTAGGCCGACTGGATGTCCGAGGGGCCGTAGCCGGTGGGGGAGTCGGACGCGGCGTTCGGCTTGACCGTCCTGGGCGCGATGCCCTTGAGCGCGGCCTGCTTCTCCATGAAGGCGGTGGTACCGCCGGTGACGCGCAGGGCGTCGCAGGCGGCGTAGCCCTTCTTCGGGGTGGCGCCGCACGCCTTCTCGTACCGCACATGGGCCTTGGCGACCTGGGCGGCTACGGCCTTGGCGCTCACCTTGTGGCTCGTGGCGGCGGTGTCCGCGCTGGCGTGGGCGGCGGTGCCGAGTCCGGCGACGACGAGCGCGGCGGCACCGAAGGCGGCCGAGCCGATCCGGGCCCATCTACCGCGTATGTGGGGGAAGTCGGGAGTGGTCGTACGCAAGGTACAGCCTCCTGGAAGTGGTGGACAGAGGCCTGCGGGTGTGGGGTTCCACCGATGGGTGACCGGTGGGGGCGGCGGCCCGCGACGACCTTCGCTTGTTGAGTACGCGACAACAAGGGGCTTTCGGAATCCTGACTCCCGCCTTACCCAAGACGGTTGACGGCTTACTGATCAATGGCCGTGTGCTGGCTCTGTGCTGGTTGCCGCTTGACCCTGTGCACAGCCTGGTCGCGGAGTGCGGGCTACGCGCGTAACTGCTCCAACCGCTCCGCTCTGGCTGCTCCAACTGCTCCAACTGCTCCAACTGCTCCGTGGCTGACGCGTGTTATCGCGGCCGGAGTCCGTTCAGCAGCAGGTGGACGTGTTCGGCCAGGCCGTTCATCGCTTCCTCGGCGTCCAGCGCGCAGCTGGCGATGAGCGCGGCGAGGCCGTGCAGGCTCGCGGCGGCGACCATGGTGATCCGCTCGGGGTCGCCCGGCACGATCTCGCCGCGCTCCTGGGCGTCGGCGACCATCCGGGTGAGGGAGCCGAGGGACTGGTCGACGGCCGCGGCGAGCCGGTCGGAGCTGTCGGGGTCGTGCTTGCGCGCGAACATCAGCTCCAGCAGCTCGGGGTTCTCGACGGCGAAGCCGAGGTAGGCGCGCGCCAGCGCGGTCATCCGCCCCTCGAAGTCGAGGCCGGGGTGCAGGGTGGCGGTGGTCAGGGCCCGGTTCAGGCGCTCGTATCCGTCCAGCGCGAGGGCGTCGAGCAGGGCCTGCTTGTCCTTGAAGTGCCGGCCGGGGGCCGCGTGGCTCACGCCGATGTCCCGGGCCAGCTCGCGCAGGGACAGGGCGCCGGCCCCCTTGTCCCGCAGGGTGCGCTCGGCGCTCTTGAGCAGGGCGGCGCGCAGGTCTCCGTGGTGGTAGGGACGGCTCGGGGGTGAGGAGGACGGGCGCGGCATGCGCACCATCGTATCGGGATGTTGTCGTTGACAGCTTTGTTGTCGATGCCTACATTCGGTGCATGGCTGATACGAAGTGGAACGTGACCCACCTGCCCGACTTCTCCGGCCGTACGGTCGTGATCACCGGCGCCAACAGCGGCCTCGGCCTCGTGACCGCCGAGGCGCTGGCCCGAGCCGGGGCGCATGTGGTGTTCGCCGTACGGGACCTCGCGCGGGGCGGCGCCGCCGCGGCGCGGGTGGGCGGCAGCACCGAGGTGCGCCGCCTGGACCTGGCCGACCTGGACTCGGTACGGGAGTTCGCGGACTCCTGGGACCGCCCCCTGGACCTGCTGATCAACAACGCGGGCGTGATGATGCTGCCGGAGCAGCGCACCAAGCAGGGCTTCGAGATGCAGTTCGGTACGAACCACCTCGGGCACTTCGCGCTGACCAACCTGCTGCTGCCGCGGGTGACGGACCGGGTGGTGACGCTGTCGTCCGGGCTGCACCGCGGAGGCGACGGAGTGATCCACTTCGAGGACGTGAACCTGCGGGGCCGCTACACCCCGACCCGCGCCTACGCCCAGTCCAAGCTGGCCAATCTCCTGTTCACCCTGGAGCTGCAGCGCCGCCTCACCGAGGCCGGATCCCCGGTCCGCGCCCTCGCCGCGCACCCCGGTTACGCGGCCACCAACCTCCAGAGCCACCATGCGAACCCCCTGGCCAGGGCCTTCATGGCTGTCGGCAACAAGGTCTTCGCGCAGAGCGACAAGGCCGGTGCTCTGCCCACTCTCTATGCCGCGAGCCAGGACCTCCCCGGCGCGTCCTACGTCGGCCCCGCCGGACTCGGCGAGATGCGTGGCGCCCCCACGCTGGTCGGCCGCAGCGCGGCGGCCAGCGACCCGGAGGCGGCCCGCCGGCTGTGGACGCTGTCGGAGGAGCTGACGGGAGTGACGTGGGGTCTGAAGCCGACCGTCTGAAGGTGACCGTCTGAAGCTGAAGTCGGACGCCTGAAGCTGAAGTCTGCCGCCTGAAGGGCGGGCGCGGGAGGCTGCGCTGTGGGCCGATTGTCAGAGCTGTAACGTAACGTAATCATCTGTGTTCGTAGTGCAAATGGAGGTGAGACGGAGGCGGGACAAGAAGGTGCCCAGTACGGTGGGTGACGTCGCTGCTGGCGACATGCCTCTGGACGGCCAAGCTCAGCCGCCGTAGGGAGGTTTCACAGGAAAATCTCAGTGAAGTCGGAGCGGGTTTCTCACTTTCGTGGGACAGAGTGAGGACTGATGGAGCGCATCTCACGCATCACGGTCACCTCGCGTCCCGCGTTGCTCGGCGCTGTGGTGATGCTCGCCCTGACGTCGGCGTCCGTGGCGACTGCCGATGACGGGCCGGGGCCCCTCGGGGTCACCGCCGACGTCGTCGCGACGCGGCAGACGGCGCGGGTCGGCGCGCTGTTCGGCGCGGACCGGGCCGACAGCCTGCGCGGCGGGCACTTCTGCACGGCCTCGGTCGTGCACAGCCCCCAGGGTGACCTCATCGTCACCGCCGCGCACTGCGTGAGCGACACCGGTACCGACCTGGTGTTCGTGCCTGGCTACCGGGACGGGAAGGCGCCGTTCGGGGTGTGGAAGGTGGGGCAGCGCTATCTGCCCGACGGGTGGGCCAAGGACCAGGACGAGGACAGCGACCTGGCCTTCGCCACCGTCGACGACGTGGACGACAAGCCGATCGAGGACGTGGTGGGAGCCAACCGGTTCATGGTCGGCACGGCCACCGGCGCCACCGCCGTGACCGTCATCGGCTACCCCGACTCCCGCGAGGCGCCCATCAGGTGCACCAACAAGCCGACCGCGCACAGCAGCACCCAGCAGCGCATCAACTGCCCTGCCTTCACCAGCGGCACCAGCGGCAGCCCCTGGATCAACGGCGACGGCCAGGTCGTCGGCGTCCTCGGCGGCCACGAGGAGGGCGGCTCGACGGACGACGTGTCGTACAGCGTGGCCCTGGGGAGAGAGGCGGCCGAGCTGTACAAGGACGCGACCGCCGAACCCTGACAGACCTCTGACAGACCTCTGAGAGAGATCCCTGACAGATCTCTGACAGATCCCTGAGACCCCCGGACCGCCCACTGGATCCGTGAGACATCCCGGACCGTCAACTGATCTTCGTGGCAAGGTGTGTCCGTGGATGCGCTCAAGCCTCAGGACCCGCCGTACATAGGCACACACACGCTGCTCGCCCGGCTCGGGGCGGGTGGGATGGGACAGGTCTATCTCGGGCGGTCGCCCGGCGGGCGGCTCGTCGCCATCAAGGTGATCCGGGACGAGATCACCGACCATCCCGAGGCACTGGCCCGGTTCCGCCGCGAGGTGGAGACGGCGCGGGCGGTCCGGAGTGCCTACACGGCCAACCTCATTGACGCCTCGTTGGACAGCGCCCCCTACTGGCTGGCCACGGAGTACGTCACCGGACCCACCCTCGCCCAGGCCGTCGCCGAACGCGGTCCGCTGCCCGCCGAGACCTGCCGCGCCCTGTGCGCCGCGCTCGCCGAGGGCCTCGCCGCGGTCCACGCACACGGCGTCACCCACCGGGACCTCAAACCGCAGAACGTCATCCTCGCCGCCCAGGGCCCGCAGCTCATCGACTTCGGCATCGCCCGCGGCGTCGGTCAGACCGCCCTCACCGACGCCGGGTTCGCGCCCGGCACACCCGGCTTCACCGCCCCCGAGGTGCTGCTGCGCAACGAGGTCGGTCCCCCGGCCGACGTGTTCGCCCTCGGCGCCACCCTCGCCTACGCGGCGACCGGCCGGGCACCCTTCGGCAACGGCGACCCGAACGGCGTCAGCTACCGCGCGGTCCACGAGCCCGTCGACCTGACCGGCGTCGCACCGGAGCTGGCCGCCCTGATCGAGGCATGCGTGGCCAAGGAGGCCGCCGCCCGGCCGGGGCTCGCCGAGGTGATCGCACGGTGCGGGGTGCGGTCCGCGCTCGTGGAGGACCCGTTCTACGCCGGCCTCGCCGCACTGGGCGAGGCCGCACCGCAGACCCCGACGCCGCCGGTACGGCAGCCGGTGGCGCCGCCAGCGGCTCCGCCGGTGGGGCCGCACGACCTGCCGACGGTGGGGCCGGCGCCGTACGGCCCGCCGGGTTACCCGCCCGGTTACACCCCCACTCAGATGACCCAGCCGGGCCGCCGCCCGGGCAAGCGGTGGCTGGCGGCCGTGGCGGTGGGGCTCGTGGTGGGCGCCGGCACGGCCACGGCGGCCGTGGTGCTCACCCAGCAGGGGGACGGCAAGGACGGCGCGGGAGGCCGGGCTTCCGCGAGTGCGCACGCCACTGCGTCCAAGGCGGCCGACGGCAAGGGCGGCGCGCCCGCCTACGCGGGTGACGACATCGACCGCACCTTCTGGCAGTCGTCGACGGGACGGTGCCAGCTGCCGGCCGAGGAAAGCGCGCCCGCCGGCTTCCTCACCTCCCTGTCCGACCCCGACGACCCCAGCAAGGGCGGGGAGCGCCCGGTCTTCGACCACAAGGTCAAGATCGGGTTCGGGACCAACGGCTACGCCTCGACCCCTGGGGAGTCCGGGACCCACGCCCCGTACTACGTGACCGTCAGCGTGAAGCCGCCGCACGAGATCGACTCGAGCACCGGAAAACCCGCCCCCGGAGTGCTCACGCAGAACGTGACCCTGGGGTACACCAGCAAGCCCGTGGACCTCTACGGCGGTGGCACGTCCGGCTGGAAGTACCTCACCTACCCGGACGACTTCCGTACCTGGCATCCGAACGGGAAGACGTCCTGGCCCGCCGTCCCGCTCGCCAACGATCCCGGTGACTGGACCGTCCAGTGGCACCACATCCGCACACCCCACGACTACAGCAGCGTCATGTGCGGTGGCTTCGCTGTGAAATGACGCCACATCACGCCGAAAGCGTCTTGAACCGCTCCGGCATGGGGGAAAGTTGAACCGTGCGGAAGGTATGGGTGGTTGGTGGGGCGGCCGTCGGGCTCGGGCTGAGCTTCGTCATGCTGCTCGTCGTCGGGGTGTACGTCGTCGCCGGGAACCTCCTCAACGGGGTCACGTCGGGAGGCCGGGGGCTTGCCAAGGGGGCCGTGCCGGCTGCCTACCAGTCGCTCGTGCAGAAGTGGGGCAACCTGTGCCCGGCGATCACCCCGGCGCTGCTCGCCGCCCAGTTGTACCAGGAGAGTGGCTGGAACCCGACCATCGTCAGCCCGGCCGACGCGCAGGGCATCGCGCAGTTCATCCCGAGCACCTGGGCCACGCACGGCATCGACGGCAACGGTGACGGCAAGCGGGACGTCTGGGACCCCAACGACGCGATTCCGTCGGCCGCTTCGTACGACTGCGAGTTGGCGAAGTATGTGAAGGACGTCCCGGGCAACGTCTCCGACAACATGCTCGCCGCCTACAACGCCGGTGCGTACCGCGTCATAAGGGCCGGCGGGGTCCCGGCCATCGCCGAGACGCAGGACTACGTCAAGCGGATCCGCAGCCTCTCACAGAGCTTCGCCGCGCCCGTCAGCCGGATCAGCCCCACCCAACAGGCCGCCGGTGCCATCGGGTTCGCCCAGAGCAAGCTCGGTACGCAATATCTGTGGGGCGGGGAGGGGACCGCTGAGCAGGGCGGGCGGTTCGACTGTTCGGGCTTGACGCAGGCCTCGTACGCGAAGGTGGGGATCACGCTTCCGCGGGTGGCCAACGACCAGTACAACGCCGGCCCGCATCCCTCGCGGGATCAGCTTCTGCCGGGTGATCTGGTGTTCTTCTCCACCGACCTCAGCGATTCGCGGGCCATCCATCACGTGGGTATCTATGTGGGCGGCGGGTACATGATCGACGCGCCGCGCACGGGGGCCGTCATCCGGTTCGATCCCATCGACACCTCCGACTACTTCGGCGCCACGCGCGTCACCGCGGATGGCGCGAAAGCGCTCCCCACGACGGTTTGAGCGGGTGTGCACCCTGCGTGAACCACCCCCCTGAGCTGCGATGATGAGTCTCTCTTCGATAACGTCTGGGTGATCATTCAGTGGAGTGTGGAACGTATTGATGGGGCTCATGCGTTCCTGTTGACGTACGCACACGAGGTGCGTCCGGTGGACGACGAAGGGGCCACAGCACCATGGCTGTACTCGCCGAATCCGGATCGAACCCCGACGTCGAACTGCTCTACGACATCAACGGCCTGGCCAAGGACGCCCCGCACTGGTTCGACCGGGCCATGGAGTTCGTCGGTGAGTACGGCCTGCTGCTCGCCATGGTCCTGCTGGTGCTGTGGTGCTGGTGGTCCGTGCGGCGCCGGGGCGGTGAGGACGCCGCGTCCTCCGTCGCCGCGCTGGTGTGGGCGCCGCTTGCGGCCGGCATCGCCTTGGCTGTCAACGTTCCGATCCGGGGCTTCGTGGAGCGCCCCCGGCCCTTCGTCGATCACCAGGGGCTGGACGTCCTCATCACCGGCAAGAGCGACTTCTCCTTCGTCAGCGACCACGCGACCATCACCATGGCGCTCGGAGTGGGGCTGTTCGTCGCCAACCGCCGCTTCGGCCTCGCGGGGATCGGGCTCGCGCTGCTGGAGGGGTTCTGCCGGGTGTACATGGGCGTGCACTATCCGACGGACGTCATCGGCGGGTTCGCGCTCGGTACGGCTGTCGCGCTGCTGCTGTCTCCGCTGGCCATGGCGCTGCTCACACCGCTGATGAGGGCGGTGGAGAGGGCGCCGCGGGTGGGGTGGATCGTACGGAAGCGGTCGGCGGGCGCGGCGCGCGAAGGCGCGTTGCACCCCGGCGCCCGCACGCCGGTGGAGTCGGAGGAGCGGGACCTGGCGGCGTAGCCCGTACTGCGGCTCCCCAAGGGGCGCGGGGCTGTACCGATATGCGGCTCCGCCGCGCGGGCGCGCGATCAGCCCCCACGCACCCGCAGCCGAAAGCGGCCGGGCCCGCGCCCCCTACAACCCCTGTGCGTAAGAGAAGAACCTCTGCGGGTCGTACTGCTGCTTCACCTTGCCCAGGCGGGTCGCCGCTTCCCCGTAATACGCCGCCCGCCAGTTCTTGAGCGTCGGGTCCGTGTAGTTCTGGTACGCAGCGCCGGAGGCGTAAGGCGCCATCGCCTGGTGGGCCGACGTGAGCCAGGACTGGGCCGAACCGCCGGAGGCCCCCGCTCCCCAGGACGCTATGTACTGGGCCAGCATCCGGGAGCGGCGGTGGACGAAGGCCGTCGCCGTCGGCGCGACGCGGTTGACCGCACCGCCCAGGGCCGTGAAGGCGATGCTGCCGGCGCCGCCCCGCACCGAGGTGATCTGGTTCAGCACCGTCTGGATGCCGGCCGCCGACAGCGAGCGGTCGAAGAAGTCCGAGCGAGCCGCGTACGTCTCCCGGCCCAGGCGGCCCTGCGGGGAGCGGCCGGGCGTGGAGCCGGGCAGGTGGCACTGGGCGTCGGTCGAGAAGGAGGAGCAGCCGGCGTAGATCTCCATCGCCTCCTCGTAGCCCCGGCGGCGCAGGGTGACGGAGGAGGCGTTGGCGCCGGCCGCGTGGGCCAGGCGGTCCACGGCGTTCTGCAGTTCGCCGTAGGTGCCGAGGGAGAAGCAGGCCACGGAGATCGAGGGGGTGCCGCCCGGGGAGCAGGAGAGGTGCAGGGAGGACCAGATCTCGTCGGGCTGGCTCGGGCCCCACTCCTGCCAGGCCTTCAGCACCGCGGCCGCCTTCGCCCACGGCCATGTCATGTACGCCGTCACCGCCTGGGGTGCCGCGTGGGTCTTGAACTGCAGCTCGGTGACCACCCCGAAGTTGCCGTTGCCCGCGCCGCGCAGCGCCCAGAAGAGGTCGGAGTGATTTTTCGCGTCAGCGGTCACCTGCGTGCCGTCGGCCGTGATCAGCGTCGCCTGGGTGAGGCTGTCGCAGGTCAGGCCGTAGGCGCGGGACGCGACGCCGTGGCCGCCGCCGAGCACCAGGCCGGAGACGCCGACGCTGGGGCAGGAGCCGGCGGGTATGGTCACGCCCTTCGCGGCCAGCGCCCGGTAGACGTCGATCAGCTTGGAGCCGGCGCCGACCACCGCCTGCCCGCCGCTGACGCGTATGCGGTTCAGCCGGGAGACGTCGAGGATGAGGCGGTTGTCGCCGGAGGAGTAGCCCGCGTAGGAGTGGCCGCCGTTGCGTATGGAGATCCGTATGTTGTGGGCCTGGGCGTAGGCCAGGGTGGTACGGATGTCGTCGGCGTGCGCCGCGTAGGCCACCGCGGCGGGCTTCAGGCCGTCGAAGCGGGTGTTGTACAGCTGGTGGGCCGTCCTCCAGGCCGCGTCGCCGGGCCGGACCAGGGTGCCGTCGAGGTCATGGGCGAGGTCCGTCCAGTTCGCGGCGGCGCTCACGCTGGTGGTCTTGAGGGCCGTGAGGGACGATGAGCCCGTGGCGGCGGACGTCGTGGACCTGCCCGAGCCCGAGCCGCACCCGGTCAGTGCGGTCGTGGCCAGTGCGACCGTGCCCCCCGCGATGAACGTACGCCGTTCCATGCCCATCGTCGTCCCTCACCTCTCCCCAGGCCCCCTTGGCCTTACGGGGGGTGAGATGACGGTGAGAGGCACATTGGTTCGCACGGTTCGCAACAGTTCGCACACAGGCAAACGAACGCCGAATACGTGTGCGCTTAACCCTGCCGTTGGCCCTGTCGTCGGAACCTCTATGTGCTCTCCCCGTAAGCATTCCGTGACCTTACCGGGCCGACGGCAGGGGTTCACCCGCCGTTCACTTCCGGCCATCGGCGGCTTCACCTGTTCTGCCTAATTTCGGCCGTGCACGGTGCGGAGCGCGGCCATTCATGCGCTCGGCCATATGAGCGCTCACAACCCTCGATACTTCGCACGCCGCCGACTGCGGCGGCTCCTGGAAGGAACTCCCGAAAGTGAAGCTTCAGCGCAAGAACCGGCTGCGCGCCCTGTCGCTCGGTGCGATCGCCGTCTCCGGCGCCCTGGCCCTGACGGCGTGCGGCTCCGACAACACCGGTGGCGGTTCGAAGGCCTCGGGCAACCCGTCCGGCGCGGCGAACGCCTCCGCGATCAAGTGTGACGGCGCCAAGGGGCAGCTGCTGTCTGACGGCTCTTCCGCGCAGAAGAACGCGATCGACGCCTGGGTGAAGAACTTCTCCCAGGCCTGTGGCGTGCGGATCAACTACAAGGCCGGCGGTTCCGGCGCCGGTGTGACCTCGTTCACCCAGGGTCAGATCCCGTGGGCCGGTTCCGACTCCGCGCTGAAGCCCGAGCAGGTCGCCGCCTCCAAGAAGGTCTGCGCCGGCGGCGGCCAGGGCATCGACCTCCCGATGGTCGGCGGCCCGATCGCCCTCGGTTACAACCTGAACGGCGTGGACAACCTGGTCCTGGACGCCCCCACCATCGCCCAGATCTTCGACGGCAAGATCAAGAACTGGAACGACCCGGCGATCGCGAAGCTGAACCCGAAGGCGAAGCTTCCCGACCTGAAGATCCAGGCCTTCCACCGCTCGGACGACTCCGGCACCACGGACAACTTCACCAAGTACCTGAAGGCCGCCACCCCGGAGAACTGGAAGTACTCGGGTGGCAAGACCTGGCAGGCGAGCGGTGGCCAGTCCGCCGCCCAGTCCTCCGGTGTGGCCCAGCAGGTCAAGCAGACCAACGGCGCCATCGGCTACTTCGAGCTGTCCTACGTCGGTGACGGCATCAAGGCCGCGAGCATCAACACCGGTGCCGCCCAGCCGGTCGCCCCCAGCACCGACAGCGCCACCAAGGCCATCGCCGACGCCAAGATCGTGGGCACCGGCAAGGACCTGTCGCTGAAGCTGAACTACACCACCAAGGCCGAGGGTGCCTACCCGATCACCCTGGTGACCTACGAGATCGTCTGCGACAAGGGCAACAAGGCCGACACCCTGCCCACCGTCAAGTCCTTCCTCAACTACATCGCCTCCGAGGACGGCCAGAAGATCCTGAGCGGCATCAGCTACGCGCCGATGCCCGAAGAGATCATCAGCAAGGTCCGCACCACCATCGCGGGCCTGAGCTGACCTGATCCGAGAGTGCGGCCCGGTTCCCACGGCCTCCCCGCGGGCCGGGCCGCACCGTCCGGTGCACCGCCGCCACGAGCCGCCCACCCCACCGGGTGAGAGGCTCCGCAGA from Streptomyces roseochromogenus subsp. oscitans DS 12.976 encodes the following:
- a CDS encoding oxidoreductase; the protein is MADTKWNVTHLPDFSGRTVVITGANSGLGLVTAEALARAGAHVVFAVRDLARGGAAAARVGGSTEVRRLDLADLDSVREFADSWDRPLDLLINNAGVMMLPEQRTKQGFEMQFGTNHLGHFALTNLLLPRVTDRVVTLSSGLHRGGDGVIHFEDVNLRGRYTPTRAYAQSKLANLLFTLELQRRLTEAGSPVRALAAHPGYAATNLQSHHANPLARAFMAVGNKVFAQSDKAGALPTLYAASQDLPGASYVGPAGLGEMRGAPTLVGRSAAASDPEAARRLWTLSEELTGVTWGLKPTV
- a CDS encoding bifunctional lytic transglycosylase/C40 family peptidase is translated as MLLVVGVYVVAGNLLNGVTSGGRGLAKGAVPAAYQSLVQKWGNLCPAITPALLAAQLYQESGWNPTIVSPADAQGIAQFIPSTWATHGIDGNGDGKRDVWDPNDAIPSAASYDCELAKYVKDVPGNVSDNMLAAYNAGAYRVIRAGGVPAIAETQDYVKRIRSLSQSFAAPVSRISPTQQAAGAIGFAQSKLGTQYLWGGEGTAEQGGRFDCSGLTQASYAKVGITLPRVANDQYNAGPHPSRDQLLPGDLVFFSTDLSDSRAIHHVGIYVGGGYMIDAPRTGAVIRFDPIDTSDYFGATRVTADGAKALPTTV
- a CDS encoding serine/threonine-protein kinase, which encodes MDALKPQDPPYIGTHTLLARLGAGGMGQVYLGRSPGGRLVAIKVIRDEITDHPEALARFRREVETARAVRSAYTANLIDASLDSAPYWLATEYVTGPTLAQAVAERGPLPAETCRALCAALAEGLAAVHAHGVTHRDLKPQNVILAAQGPQLIDFGIARGVGQTALTDAGFAPGTPGFTAPEVLLRNEVGPPADVFALGATLAYAATGRAPFGNGDPNGVSYRAVHEPVDLTGVAPELAALIEACVAKEAAARPGLAEVIARCGVRSALVEDPFYAGLAALGEAAPQTPTPPVRQPVAPPAAPPVGPHDLPTVGPAPYGPPGYPPGYTPTQMTQPGRRPGKRWLAAVAVGLVVGAGTATAAVVLTQQGDGKDGAGGRASASAHATASKAADGKGGAPAYAGDDIDRTFWQSSTGRCQLPAEESAPAGFLTSLSDPDDPSKGGERPVFDHKVKIGFGTNGYASTPGESGTHAPYYVTVSVKPPHEIDSSTGKPAPGVLTQNVTLGYTSKPVDLYGGGTSGWKYLTYPDDFRTWHPNGKTSWPAVPLANDPGDWTVQWHHIRTPHDYSSVMCGGFAVK
- a CDS encoding S53 family peptidase translates to MRTTTPDFPHIRGRWARIGSAAFGAAALVVAGLGTAAHASADTAATSHKVSAKAVAAQVAKAHVRYEKACGATPKKGYAACDALRVTGGTTAFMEKQAALKGIAPRTVKPNAASDSPTGYGPSDIQSAYGLASAASSNGSGETVAIVDAYDDPNAEADLATYRSYYGLPDCTSDNGCFTKVSQTGSTTSLPSADSGWAGEESLDLDMVSATCPNCNILLVEAKSASDANLGTAVNEAVKLGAKFVSNSYGGSESSSDTTYDTSYYKHPGVAITASAGDEGYGAEYPAASKYVTAVGGTALKTSSNSRGWTESVWNTSSTEGTGSGCSAYDAKPSWQTDSGCSKRMIADVSAVADPATGVSVYDSYGSDGTGWNTYGGTSASSPIIASVYALAGTPGSSDYPARYPYNAAGTSALNDVTSGSNGTCSTSYFCTARSGYDGPTGWGTPQGTSAFGAS
- a CDS encoding trypsin-like serine peptidase; protein product: MERISRITVTSRPALLGAVVMLALTSASVATADDGPGPLGVTADVVATRQTARVGALFGADRADSLRGGHFCTASVVHSPQGDLIVTAAHCVSDTGTDLVFVPGYRDGKAPFGVWKVGQRYLPDGWAKDQDEDSDLAFATVDDVDDKPIEDVVGANRFMVGTATGATAVTVIGYPDSREAPIRCTNKPTAHSSTQQRINCPAFTSGTSGSPWINGDGQVVGVLGGHEEGGSTDDVSYSVALGREAAELYKDATAEP
- a CDS encoding TetR/AcrR family transcriptional regulator — protein: MVRMPRPSSSPPSRPYHHGDLRAALLKSAERTLRDKGAGALSLRELARDIGVSHAAPGRHFKDKQALLDALALDGYERLNRALTTATLHPGLDFEGRMTALARAYLGFAVENPELLELMFARKHDPDSSDRLAAAVDQSLGSLTRMVADAQERGEIVPGDPERITMVAAASLHGLAALIASCALDAEEAMNGLAEHVHLLLNGLRPR